In Electrophorus electricus isolate fEleEle1 chromosome 10, fEleEle1.pri, whole genome shotgun sequence, the genomic window TATCATCATACATGtaagattaggattaggattagaattTCATTAcagatacaaaaataaacacagtaattACTCTATTCTTATACCTGGGAAAACAGAGGTAAGAAAAGTGGAATATGACATAAACAAACGAAAACAAGCTGTTACAAAGGAAAAGCAAATGTATTCTCTATAgtcagtgtgtttttacatCTGAAAGCAACACATTCCTGCATATGAATGATGCATTTCTAAAGTTAACATATggactttaaataaataaaaattaaaaataagtaaataactgaataaaaaataatagaaCACCTCTTCAGAACAAATCTTCAGGACAACTTTAGATCAAGATATCGGTAATCTCTTATTAACTAAATTTGActcaccaaaataaaaaaatgtcattcttGAAAATTATGACTTGGTACCATAACTGTAACTGCTTACAGATGAGTCACAAACTATTACTAATACTGTTATGGACACATCATTACTAATGTCTCACACCACAGTGAGATTCTGACATCACCATTACAATCATCCAGCATATTTAcattacctgtgtgtgtctgtgtctaggACAATATATGACGGATAGATGTAATGAAGGTTCTACGACAATGTGTAAACAATGTCCAGATGAATCCTATATTGACTTCTACAATAATGAATTGCGATGCAAGAGCTGCACTCAGTGCCCTGAGAAACGTAAGTcttttacatgtgtgtttttgacattttgctACTCATATCAGTCAACCTAAGCATATGAGAAGTCATAAAGGTTAAATGTTAATCAAGAAATGACACTGAAATATGGTGGGGGGATCACCTATACCACAGACCTTGGTGGGTTTTCAATAGTAATGGGGGTCTCAGGCGCACACTGAAAACAATGACTCATAAAGATAACAAGGAATGAAGAGTATAGTCTTACAAAAAGACTGAGCAGAGGGAAAGGTTCCATTCACAATGTATGGAAATTAACGATGCTAACTGCCACCATGTAGGGATAGTTTGCTCAAAAATCAAAGCGGGCAGTTTTTTAAAACTTGACAGGCATTCAATGTAACCTTGAGTGTAGATGCTTCAGATAGTTCTGCTTCACTTGTCTTGTATATCAAAATATAAGAATTTGCTCCCACTGTAAACAGTAATTAagataaatataataatttgcCTGCAATGCCTTTTTGAGTCTATTCAGTGTTATGATCAACTGTTACATAGACAAAGATTAACATGAAAGAGCTCATTAAACTAgtacacatttcaaaagaatAGTGAATTACAGTTTAGCACTACACAGGAAACTGACAGGAACATTTTCATTGCATGTCTTGTCAAGATCCTCTGGCAAGCTGAGCCTAATGACTGACTGATTAACAGAGAGCCACAAATAAACGGAAACGTATCAGAGTTCACTTACGTGTGTGAGTGCTATtaattattgtatattttatgttgaaaattattaatgttttgttcagAACAATTGTCCAACCAGATGGAAAACCAATTTAGCTTTGTAACAATCCAGACCGAGAGGCAAGATACATGTGTGTAGTCATTATACTTATTAACCATATAACAAGTgcatccaaaaaacaaaaacaaaaaaacaacaacaacaacccacagCATAAAGAGATCAAGGTATCTGGCAAAAGACAATAGAGAGTTTAGGTCAGTAACTTGGCATGGGCACCAGAAACTTTGAACTGAGGTTCTAGTCAGCATAAAAAGGGCACACAGTTCATGAAAAATGGCTAGTCTTTGTGTATTCTGTTAAGTAGTTGAATTTAAATGCACTCTAATCATACTGTGAGCCATTGAGATGGCAATGatctaagaaataaaaaaatgctaTGCTGCTTGTACAAGGAACATATAACTTTAGTAATGCCTTTGTAAAGTCCATCAAGGGCATTATTAGCCAATGTACAGAAATGACATCCATTTTAATTGCAATAGCAGTCCACTATTGTTATTCTGTTTGATTTATGTTATACATAAGCTGAACCAAGCTCGTTGTTTACCTATGTTGTATCTTACCACTGAAATGCcttgtatttgtatgtacatTCCCATGCTATTTTAGAAAACACTTAAAGATGTATTAAAGATGATAAGTTAAAGATTATGAAGTGGACTATGAGGGTTTTACAGCAAGGAATGTACAGGAAAGGCCCTACCCACAACTGAGGCTGAGGCAGAATGCCCTAATATATGTGAGGCAGCATCCATCCCAACACTTGTTTACCCTAATGTCGTGGGATGCTGCAGGATAAGAGAAAGCAGTGATGTTTTCCTTGAATAACCCTTTTCCTGTCGAAAGAGTCAACTCCCAGGTCCTGATTTACATGAGGAAATCAGACTGATTCCAATTGAGAGTTTCAATTTTCTTTGGTCCAAACAGGCCTTCCATGTAATGCAACTCAAAGCACTTCACTCTAAGAGCTAATTGATGTAGCATAAAACCTGAAAGCAGGTATTAGTACATGCAATAGCCCAGTCTCTATTCATTCCACTTCCTCACCTACTGCAGTTAAATCTACTCCCAGACCCCTTTTATACTATGCCAGTGGACTTAACAGCACGAAATAGAAAATCAGCCATAGAAATGTCCTGATCCTCCATCTGAGCATGAAGAAGAGCTCAAAAGGGGAATGTAAGGTCTAAGGTCTGAGCTACTACTAGCCAACCACATGGTTACAAATTTTCTAGTAACTTTCCTCTTTAGCCCTCCTCCACCACTGAAATGGCATAATCAATTTATGCTTCTATTCCTCAGTCACACTCATTCAGCACAACTGATCCTCAGCAGCTATTATTATACTATGTAAATGCTATGCCTTCATGGAACAGGACATTTACATAGCCTCCTACACACCAGGTGCCAGCCCCCACCAAAACTGTGTAGCAAACTTGTTCCCCAGTAGCTTTTAAAGTGGTGATAGGTATTTTTTAGCTCTTTCAATCTGTGAACTTTAATGTCTTTAATGTCAAAATAAGTTTAACATAACCTTAAACATGCCAATTTTGCCCATCACAATAATAGCTCTTGAGATTGTATCATTCCAATGACACTGATTTTTTAGCCCTTGCAATAAAAAGCCATATATCAGCAATTTctcctttttgtgtaatcagtattttagtttttgattttgtaacTTTTCTatcaaaattacattaaaattctaaatatgctttatttgtGTCACGTAACGCTCGCCTCAgagagtcacgtggtttggcccgcctcgtgcagtgggaggattttttttgttcgtaaccacacctgcacacacctgtaatgtgttagtctttgtgtatttaaactcttgtcattgtATGCTGTGTTAttggtcattgttggtgtagAGTGAtgatgtgttcatgttcatgttcatgttatatgtgagtacCGTAACGttttgtgtaataaatgttcgtccaagtcgagagagtctgtgagtcctgctccacgccctttgGTACTCGGGCAGCTCCGTTACAATTTGGACTTATCTTACTTCcttcatgtgggcatttaaaaataaaacttgcaattatgttttatattattgtttttattttgaagaatgtggaaaaacagtaaatggacatgtatggTTTTTCATGCAAGGGCTAAAATATTAGTGGAAGATTTGAGGCCAAATTGATAGCAGATGCTTATATAAAGTTCATCAACCCCATATGCATTTAGCAGCCTTCCATTAAAATTTTGAACTGCCACATCAACTTACAAAAGACCTTGAGACCTGAAGGAGATACTGAGTTGAAATTTAGGTCACATGGCACTTGGCTGCTGAACACAGTCCTTCCAGAACATAGATTTGAGTTCTGCCATCACATATTCTGTCAAGTTTGGACCAGATATCAGACTGTCTCACTGATAACAGGCAGACATCAGTGAGAGAAGCTAAGGACAAGCAGAATTAAAGGACCAGAAATTATCGAAGTGGACATACTGTGACTGTTCTCCATGGAACTGAACAGTCTTCAGATGCCCCCACCCTGTCACCCAGTGGAGAGAAGCCTTTGTGGCCCTTGCAGTTGACCTGCAGCAGCAGCTTGCCCACCATACACTCATGTTTCACCTCAACTCTCTAGCTGCCCCACACTTTAGTGGactatgggagagagagatgtatgcTTAAATCTGCACTCTACACCACTGTGAGTGCACAACCAGTACCTGATAAGATCCTTCTATCAGTTCTCCTCAATGTGGAGGCTTTCCTGAATTCACAGCCTTTGGGTTATGACTCATCTTATTGCAGACTTTGATACAATGATGCTGAACAGCCTGCTCATGGGGTACTACAAATGGTGTACCCCGTAACCAAGTTGTTGAGTCACAGAAGCTGGAGGCAATTACAGGACCTATCAAATCAGTTCTGATCCAGTTTGATCCACAACTATTTTCCCAAGCTACAGACCAGACAAAAGTGGCAATCCGACATCTGGTGTGAAAGACAATGCAGTTGTCATGATGGTGGATCACTGCTAATTTGGCCACTGATGTCCATCAGACATGTCAACAAGATACGCCACAGAGTGGATGGTTGCATCAGATCACCTCATGCAGACATTAAGGGCAGATGTACATATGTCTAGGATAGCCACCATGCCTAACAGCCCAGCCAAGAAAAATTATGTCCACACTACATTAGAATGAGTTGCTTTTTTATTGTGAGCAAATGTGCACTATAACTATGCTGGCTTCATATGAGAGCACTATTAGCCAATGTGCAGAAAATACAGCCATTATAATTACATTAGTTGTCCAGTATTCAGTTAtactgtttgatttatttaacacaTAAGCTTAAATGAGGTCATTGTTTAAGTATATTGTATCTTATCACTCAAATTAAGATTAACATGAAAGTACATACAGTATTTGTATGTACCACCCTATGCTATTTGAGACTACACTTGTTACATCAAGACATCGTTGCCTTTGTTATCCTGATAGACACACAAGATTGTTTACTGTAAGGAGGGCTAAGTTTTACTTCACAAGAATTTTAAGAAGAAATGGAGACTTGATgttgaattattaaaaaatccTAATAAAAACATCTAATAATGTATAATCTGAACTACCCAGTGGCTACAAACAGTGCTAAAATGCTGAATGTCATAGTTTTCATTTTAACCAAAGAGAAACATTGTGATCAGTTAGCAATTATAAACAATCAAGTCATGGATTGTTCAAAAACATATCAATCtaaatttgttattttgtttgtacatTATGTGGGATTCAGAGTCTAAGCCTGTAGGTGTTTTGTCCTCAGAAATGCTGATTTGAGAAGACCTTGTCAGGGCCCATGCAAATCTTTTACATAGCCTTGTGTACACCTCCATTCCCTTGGATACTCAAGGATGAGAGCACAAAGCAGACCAAAGAGGACAAAAGCAGTTGGCAACTACACAGGCATTTAGTTTAAGACACAGCAAAGAAATTAGCCTTACAGTAGCTCATTTACCACTGTAGCATCACACATGTAAACCCTAAGAACATAAATTGCATTTGGCAAGAAAATTCTAATTTTTTGTTCCCAACCATATTAGGTAGACTCTAAAGTATTTTTATCTCTgatttcaaatctgtttttagaatttttctatcacATATGGTTATTAAGTAAACACAGTGCcacaaatcacaaaacaaaaacagatgcagTCATCTACATAATAGGCTAGACATGTTATGagttatataaattataaattaaattatatttaatgcACTGTGTTTGATTTAAAGATAACATCTTGTATAGATTATCACTTTTTGACTTTTAAATTTTTGCGATTTAAAGATGTAGCCACTGATTTTTTAAACTACATGACATGAAGACATGAAAGCATGCCTTTAACGCATGTCAATAGACACACATCTTAAGATGTTTTGACCATGATACCCTCTCAAGATGTCTCCAGATGGGGGATgcccattttttatttttaatattccaTTAAATTCCCTTTTGTGGTTGTAGATATGGTATATAAGGAGAATTGCACTAAAAAAGGTGATGCAAAATGTGGCTGTGAGAGTGGATATGAACTTGACGGTATGGAGTGCAAGAAAATCTTGACCACGCTAGCAACACCAAGCACTACTACCAAAACTACACAGCAACAAATACCATCACCCACCAGAGGTAAGCATCCACAAAAGTgaatacacatgtgcacacaaaataTTCTTACTCACAGTGACACCTAAACACGTGCAAAATTAAAACCATCAAAATGTAGGTTACATTACATCTTAGTTTTTCATTGCATTACATCTTACTACTTTCCACAGTTTATGTCCACTTCAGATAAACGtacccttaaacacacacatatacacatacacatacatacacacagaactaGAAGTATGCAATTTTGACTTATTcgttctctttttctcccttttctcccACTCATTCTCGATCAACCTCTCACAGACAGTGTGTGGATCTCTCTGAGTCTGtgttgtgcgtgtatgtgcattcTGCTTACCTGTTTCATTCTCATCAGCAGACACACATCTGCATGTGGATGGATCATGCCGACATCAACTGGTCAGTGACACccaatttcagtttaaatgagaTAATCCATTTATAACTGTCAGTATTAAGCAATGCTATAATACCTGGTTTGCCTGGTTGCCCCATAGATTGCTTTTGGGCTCGCAAGAATAGTTCAACCGTGTCGAGCCAGTGCACAGAAGAGGAGGAAGTGCCGATGCCGGTCCAGGAGGCGTGTGGAAAGACACATTGGCAGGAAGAGGTCTAAGAGAGATGgaagagtgaggagagaggaaggcagGAGATTACACATGAAAGTGTGGATTGAGTATGGACTGTAAGACAGTCTCATATAGAACCTGAAgcgcagagagagacacgcTGAGTCTGCACTGAGACTGTGAGGCTGAAGAGACGATGCAGTTGTTTCTTGATTCACTGAATTTGAttgcatacgcacacatacagttaTATTCACTGGATGGGCTTTCAAGGCCAACTGCTTGGAGTAATAATGAAACAACTTGAAACAGGTCATGATGAAAAATAGTTAATTTCAATTTTAATAGTTTTTGAAAAAGTAACAGCTGCCCTTATTTGtctatttaattatttggtttTACCAAATGTGACATCTTCAGGATGAGTACTTTAATACAGTCTGAATTACATGAACAACGTTTCTTGAGTGGATTTTCAGTAATTACACCTGAAGGACtttttttgtgctttctttCCCCTTCCATTCCATTTTTTGGTAGGTGATGCTGATATTTAAACTGTATCCTTTGCAtggatgttttctttctgaTGCCTACCAAATCTACATGTTATTATGTAAAGGATGTAAATTCACCTTTaaaattttgtaatatttgatTTTTCAGTTGGTAAATTtcacaattttaaatatttgctaaCTACTGTAGTATAATTTAAAgtatacaaaatacaataaaaaacaatggGATAGGACAATGCCAAATTTGGATACATTACTGTTTTTAAGGCCTCTGCCCGGGGCACAAGgtagtggtagcttagtggttaaggtacttgacttgtaattgagaagttgctggttcaaccaCTACCAAGCTGCTaccgttgggcccctgagcaaggcccttaaccctcaattgctcaagttgtactcaatcataattgtaagttgctttagataaaagtgtcaggtaaatgtccCTTGTTAGCAGTGGGCTTTGACCTCATTATGCTAGAATCCATCTCCCAGTACTGCAATAAATATGTTGTCTTCATTAGCATGCTAGTGGCCAGTTAGTCAAGAATCACAGATGTTCTAAAGTCATTTCTTCCACTTTGATGTGATACTATTTTAAATCCTTTTTATTTAGGATTTGATGTTGAGTGTAAGGAATATTTGACAGGAAAATCACATTTTGTGCTATGcatgaaatatttgtaaaatttgaaatatttgatcTAGTATTCATATTCAGTACATGTTCAAAATTCCGTCAAAATAATGTAACAATTGTACATGTACATCACAGGCTATAGTGCACatgatacatttatatttatgtagaGTTACTAAAACTgaagtgtaatacacacactttccaaaGAGACAGTCAGAGTGCCTTTATCCGTTGTGCAAGCAAAGACCTTCTGAAGCTACAGGGGGTGAAACCAGCTTGTTAGTAAATTAACATGTTaaaatcataacatttattttacagagttccaagagtgtagagtTCTTGCTCCTCAAGTTTCCTAAGTTCATTGCTACCATAGCAACAACAGGCAGTGTAAAAAGATATCCCATTAACGTAATGCCCATTAGCATTCAAATGCACACAGCAGACAACTCCTGCAGTGCTGCATGAGGATGGTTATTTTATTGGCTATATTAATAATAGACTAATCATAATTGTCTGTAGGAAATTAGTGGAGATCTTTGAAATAGGATGCTCTCATCATCATCaaggaggattctgaagtgttaaagaataatattagccactgttttattggtAAGATGATAAGTGAACACCAAAGGAGTCTTGTAGTCTTTGCAGTAGATTGTTTACAGGTCAGTGCATCCAATTGCTCAACAGGTAAAACATGAGGCAAAGGCATCACTTATGACTTCCTTAGGAaattcacaaatatttacacatttccatatttatttcatttataataaAGATTTATAAACAATCTCCAACATTTGCCTCTGGATGGGGTTTCTTCAAGAATGTTCCTGTATTTGCCTCTACTCAGTCTCCCACTCATTTGTTACCAgtctccctgtccctgctgctaAGAAGCACTCCCATAGCATGATGCTCCCACCATGTTCTACTCTTAGGATGGTATTAGCAAGGTTATGTGCagtgcctgttttgttttgtttttctagacTAGTGCTTACTATTCTGCTAAGAGTTCAATTTTCATCTTATTAGACCAGATCATCTTTTCCCCATGCTCCTTTACATGGTGTTTTGCAAACTCTAAGCTGTCTTAATTTACTCAACAATGGCCCATGTATGGTGTACTACAGTGATAATTGTCCATCCAGGACTTTTGGAGCTCTTTTAGAGTGAAATCATTGGGTTATTTCTTGCATCCCTGACCAAGTCCTTTCTTACTTAAATTACCAGTTTGGCCAGACAGCCAACTCTATGATGGTTCAAGTTTGTGCTAAGctttttccatttaaaatgtattgagGCCACAGTGGAGTAGCCCTGGGAACAAAGCCTTAAAGGCTGAGATGTTATTTTATATCCTTGCCACAATTTGATCCAACAGCAGTTTCTTGGAATCCGTGACTTGGTTTTTGTCCTGCCAATGGATTGTAAATCCAAgctgtgtgcctttccaaattaTTTATCAATTCAAACAGTAACAGCTGAACTCCAGCTGAATTCTAAATGCAGGATGCACCTGACAACAATTTGCAATACTACCCCAAATGGTCTGAATACTTTTGAGAATAAGAGATTTcagttttagatttttaattaattttt contains:
- the cd27 gene encoding CD27 antigen isoform X2, which codes for MKPSTKMVFLWYGLLLSTHLLSFVQSLECDQDRQYKWPKEKSIKCCDKCKPGQYMTDRCNEGSTTMCKQCPDESYIDFYNNELRCKSCTQCPEKHMVYKENCTKKGDAKCGCESGYELDGMECKKILTTLATPSTTTKTTQQQIPSPTRADTHLHVDGSCRHQLIAFGLARIVQPCRASAQKRRKCRCRSRRRVERHIGRKRSKRDGRVRREEGRRLHMKVWIEYGL
- the cd27 gene encoding CD27 antigen isoform X1 → MKPSTKMVFLWYGLLLSTHLLSFVQSLECDQDRQYKWPKEKSIKCCDKCKPGQYMTDRCNEGSTTMCKQCPDESYIDFYNNELRCKSCTQCPEKHMVYKENCTKKGDAKCGCESGYELDGMECKKILTTLATPSTTTKTTQQQIPSPTRDSVWISLSLCCACMCILLTCFILISRHTSACGWIMPTSTDCFWARKNSSTVSSQCTEEEEVPMPVQEACGKTHWQEEV
- the cd27 gene encoding CD27 antigen isoform X4 — encoded protein: MMVFLWYGLLLSTHLLSFVQSLECDQDRQYKWPKEKSIKCCDKCKPGQYMTDRCNEGSTTMCKQCPDESYIDFYNNELRCKSCTQCPEKHMVYKENCTKKGDAKCGCESGYELDGMECKKILTTLATPSTTTKTTQQQIPSPTRDSVWISLSLCCACMCILLTCFILISRHTSACGWIMPTSTDCFWARKNSSTVSSQCTEEEEVPMPVQEACGKTHWQEEV
- the cd27 gene encoding CD27 antigen isoform X3 codes for the protein MKPSTKMVFLWYGLLLSTHLLSFVQSLECDQDRQYKWPKEKSIKCCDKCKPGQYMTDRCNEGSTTMCKQCPDESYIDFYNNELRCKSCTQCPEKHMVYKENCTKKGDAKCGCESGYELDGMECKKILTTLATPSTTTKTTQQQIPSPTRDTHLHVDGSCRHQLIAFGLARIVQPCRASAQKRRKCRCRSRRRVERHIGRKRSKRDGRVRREEGRRLHMKVWIEYGL